The proteins below come from a single Denticeps clupeoides chromosome 15, fDenClu1.1, whole genome shotgun sequence genomic window:
- the inha gene encoding inhibin alpha chain, with the protein MWSSCLCELNIASLLLLLLAMVPLQVNACQGEELPRGVILDMVKLRILEALGMERAPESAQRVVGKPGAAVPQWRSRVVRETGEQHRRGHQESFQVILFPGMEGTCSEGPDACSFEDSISSHFTYYFHPSLDDQEMAVTSAHFWFFTGKNAGSENASTSLYLLTSDQELQMVSNGPSRRSQDGWATYRLNRDVQPSMGKGPFILQVHCPECSCHCSEEDKTPFLHFHIHQKKANRARRAPIIPWSSSALNLLQRPSPENADSNSDCLLHKIDISFKELGWENWIVNPKEFTFQYCHGTCATSQRSQVLGIKQCCAPMPGTMKSLRFTTTSDGGFSFKYETLPNIIPEDCTCI; encoded by the exons ATGTGGTCCAGCTGCCTCTGTGAGCTCAACATTGCTTCTTTGCTCCTGCTGCTTCTGGCAATGGTTCCATTACAGGTAAATGCATGCCAGGGAGAAGAGCTGCCTCGAGGTGTGATACTGGACATGGTGAAGCTCCGCATACTGGAGGCACTTGGGATGGAAAGAGCCCCAGAGTCAGCTCAGCGGGTGGTGGGGAAGCCGGGGGCTGCAGTCCCTCAGTGGCGGTCACGTGTGGTGAGAGAGACTGGAGAACAGCACAGACGGGGACATCAGGAAAGTTTTCAGGTTATCCTGTTTCCTGGCATGG AGGGTACTTGCTCCGAGGGACCAGATGCCTGTTCTTTTGAAGACTCTATCAGCAGCCATTTCACCTACTATTTTCACCCATCTCTAGACGACCAGGAGATGGCTGTCACATCTGCCCACTTCTGGTTCTTCACTGGGAAAAATGCAGGGTCGGAAAATGCCTCCACTTCTCTTTACCTTCTCACCTCTGATCAAGAGCTCCAGATGGTTTCAAATGGACCATCCAGACGGAGCCAAGATGGCTGGGCCACCTATAGATTGAACAGGGATGTGCAGCCCTCTATGGGAAAGGGTCCTTTCATCCTCCAGGTTCACTGCCCTGAATGTAGCTGCCATTGTTCTGAGGAAGACAAAACACCCTTCCTGCATTTCCACATCCACCAAAAAAAAGCTAACCGGGCACGGAGAGCACCCATCATTCCATGGTCATCCTCTGCTCTCAACCTCCTGCAGCGACCCTCTCCTGAGAACGCTGACTCCAACAGTGACTGCCTGCTCCATAAGATTGATATTTCTTTCAAAGAGCTGGGCTGGGAGAATTGGATTGTGAACCCAAAGGAGTTCACATTCCAGTACTGCCATGGCACCTGTGCCACCTCACAGCGCAGCCAAGTTTTGGGCATCAAACAGTGCTGTGCGCCCATGCCTGGCACCATGAAGTCCTTGCGCTTCACCACTACCTCTGATGGAGGCTTCTCCTTCAAGTATGAGACCTTGCCCAACATCATACCAGAAGATTGTACCTGCATCTAA